From a region of the Burkholderia lata genome:
- a CDS encoding cysteine protease StiP family protein yields the protein MGNRLASLNTVGSGSYAPEDVHFLLRHVRMSVTDVEEKERLIQTNQKHYSEMIGLEQAPTDVHKRLYARALVQNGARMASDVQSLAMALSAAYTGPDIALVSFVRAGLPLGVLLRRALVEMGRDARHYGISIIRDRGIDTVALEAVIRLHGAENIVFVDGWTGKGAISGELARTLAGDTRFPEGPRLVVLADPCGRAWLAASAQDWTIPSGILGATVSGLVSRTIWPAQGGLHGCVVYEHLREHDATREFIDRIDTERRALANARPAVPWTNDQRLTLQASADDVVSALATRFDIGNLNRVKPGIAEATRAVLRRVPDRVLVRDRNDSDVQLLLHLTERAGVTVEEAGADLGPYRAATIIRNAK from the coding sequence ATGGGTAATCGCCTCGCGAGCCTGAACACCGTCGGCAGCGGCAGCTACGCTCCCGAAGACGTGCACTTCCTTCTGCGACACGTGCGGATGAGCGTCACCGACGTCGAGGAGAAGGAGCGTCTGATTCAGACGAATCAAAAACACTACTCGGAAATGATCGGCCTCGAGCAGGCGCCCACCGACGTGCACAAGCGCCTTTACGCCCGCGCGCTGGTGCAGAACGGTGCCCGCATGGCTTCGGATGTGCAGTCCCTCGCGATGGCGCTGAGTGCCGCTTACACCGGGCCGGATATCGCTCTGGTCTCATTTGTTCGCGCCGGCCTGCCGCTTGGCGTGCTGCTGCGCCGGGCACTCGTGGAGATGGGGCGCGACGCCCGCCACTACGGGATCAGCATCATTCGCGATCGCGGGATCGACACGGTTGCGCTGGAAGCCGTCATCCGGTTGCATGGCGCCGAAAACATCGTCTTCGTAGATGGCTGGACCGGCAAAGGTGCTATTTCCGGCGAACTCGCACGGACCCTGGCGGGCGACACGCGCTTCCCTGAAGGTCCGCGCCTCGTGGTTCTGGCAGATCCGTGCGGCCGCGCATGGCTGGCTGCCTCCGCGCAAGACTGGACAATTCCGTCCGGCATTCTCGGTGCAACCGTGTCCGGGCTGGTGTCCCGCACCATCTGGCCGGCTCAAGGCGGCCTGCATGGTTGCGTGGTCTACGAACACCTGCGCGAACACGATGCCACGCGCGAGTTCATCGACAGGATCGACACCGAACGCCGGGCGCTGGCAAACGCTCGTCCTGCCGTTCCGTGGACCAACGATCAGCGACTGACGCTCCAGGCGTCCGCGGACGACGTGGTGTCGGCGTTGGCAACCCGCTTCGACATCGGCAACCTGAACCGCGTGAAACCGGGTATCGCCGAGGCAACCCGGGCGGTCCTGCGCCGTGTGCCGGATCGCGTCCTGGTACGTGACCGCAATGACAGCGACGTTCAGTTGCTGCTGCACCTCACCGAACGCGCGGGCGTGACGGTAGAGGAAGCGGGCGCCGATCTGGGTCCGTACCGCGCGGCAACAATCATTCGGAACGCGAAATGA
- a CDS encoding HpcH/HpaI aldolase/citrate lyase family protein codes for MIKTISPFALGATLYMPATRSDILEVVSGARIPELRSLVVCLEDAVAAIDVESALANLQALLMNIDARGGRAESGPLLFVRPRDAAMAAVLNDWPLMKHVDGFVVPKLTLQSLSSWENAVSRPDLYLMPTLETADVYDPGAMVELGSALKANLNRRIIALRIGGNDLMGCLGLRRNPATTIYSTPIGYVIPMLAGIMGAQGFALTAPVFEQLATPHLLNEELELDIAHGLVGKTAIHPSQIRIIQEALRVSLEDFNCATLIVNDAAPAVFKHNDAMCEPATHHKWAVNILERAKWHGVRPTAPSSSEHGVRLAEAG; via the coding sequence ATGATTAAAACCATTTCTCCGTTCGCCCTCGGGGCGACTCTGTACATGCCGGCCACCCGCAGCGACATTCTGGAGGTGGTGTCCGGCGCCAGGATCCCGGAGCTGCGCTCGCTGGTGGTCTGTCTGGAAGACGCGGTGGCGGCAATCGACGTCGAAAGCGCACTGGCGAACCTGCAGGCGCTCCTCATGAATATCGATGCCCGGGGAGGGCGCGCCGAATCCGGTCCGTTGCTGTTCGTTCGGCCACGCGATGCCGCGATGGCGGCGGTGCTGAACGACTGGCCGCTGATGAAGCACGTCGATGGGTTCGTCGTACCCAAGTTGACCCTGCAATCCCTGTCGTCGTGGGAGAACGCGGTCAGTCGTCCTGACCTGTACCTCATGCCCACACTGGAGACGGCCGACGTTTATGACCCGGGCGCAATGGTCGAGCTTGGCTCGGCCCTGAAGGCCAACCTGAACCGACGCATCATCGCGCTGCGAATCGGCGGCAACGACCTGATGGGTTGTCTTGGTCTGCGGCGCAATCCGGCCACCACGATCTACAGCACGCCCATCGGCTACGTGATCCCCATGCTTGCCGGAATCATGGGGGCTCAGGGCTTTGCCCTGACCGCCCCCGTATTCGAGCAACTCGCCACGCCCCATCTCCTGAACGAGGAATTGGAACTGGACATCGCTCATGGCCTGGTAGGGAAGACGGCCATTCACCCGAGCCAGATCCGCATCATCCAGGAGGCGCTGCGCGTGAGCCTCGAGGACTTCAACTGCGCCACGCTGATCGTCAACGATGCGGCCCCCGCCGTTTTCAAGCACAACGACGCGATGTGTGAGCCGGCAACCCACCACAAGTGGGCGGTCAACATCCTCGAACGCGCCAAGTGGCATGGAGTGAGGCCCACCGCCCCGAGTAGCAGCGAGCACGGCGTCCGACTGGCGGAGGCCGGCTGA
- a CDS encoding TerD family protein: MAVSLSKGGNVSLSKEAPGLSEVVVGLGWDPRVTDGTEFDLDASIFVTGENGKVLSDASFIFYNNKKSADGSVEHLGDNRSGQGDGDDEQVNVKLTGLAADVKKLVFAVTIHDAEARKQSFGQVSNAYIRVLNKADSKEIARYDLSEDASTETAMVFGELYRHNDEFKFKAIGQGFTGGLKPLAEAHGVSIG, from the coding sequence ATGGCTGTCAGTCTGTCCAAAGGCGGTAACGTCTCCCTGTCGAAAGAGGCCCCGGGCCTGAGCGAAGTCGTCGTCGGCCTGGGCTGGGACCCGCGCGTCACCGACGGCACCGAGTTCGACCTCGACGCCTCGATCTTCGTCACCGGTGAAAACGGTAAAGTCCTGAGCGACGCCAGCTTCATCTTCTACAACAACAAGAAGTCTGCCGACGGTTCCGTCGAGCACCTAGGCGACAACCGTTCCGGCCAGGGCGATGGCGACGACGAACAGGTCAACGTGAAGCTCACTGGCCTGGCGGCCGACGTGAAGAAGCTGGTCTTCGCCGTCACGATTCACGATGCCGAGGCTCGCAAGCAGTCATTCGGCCAAGTGAGCAACGCCTATATCCGCGTCCTGAACAAGGCCGACAGCAAGGAAATCGCGCGCTACGACCTGTCCGAAGACGCTTCCACCGAAACCGCCATGGTCTTCGGCGAGCTGTATCGCCACAACGACGAGTTCAAGTTCAAGGCGATCGGACAAGGTTTCACCGGTGGCCTGAAGCCTCTGGCAGAAGCTCACGGTGTGAGCATCGGTTAA
- the gabD gene encoding NADP-dependent succinate-semialdehyde dehydrogenase, with protein sequence MSTVQETLALKDPSLFRQQAYVNGEWQGATNGETFEVRNPATGGLLGTVPAMGTAETRHAIEAANAAWPAWRKKTAKERAVVLRKWHDLMMEHADDLALILTTEQGKSLAEAKGEIGYAASFLEWFAEEGKRVYGDTIPTPASDKRIVVTKEAIGVCAAITPWNFPAAMITRKVGPALAAGCPIVVKPAEATPFSALAMAVLAERAGVPAGVFSVVTGDPKAIGGEMTSNPIVRKLSFTGSTPVGRLLMSQCAATVKKVSLELGGNAPFIVFDDADLDAAVQGAIASKYRNSGQTCVCTNRFYVHEAVYDQFAQKLAAAVGQLKVGRGTEPGVTQGPLINEAAVLKVEAHIEDALAKGATVVTGGKRHALGHGFFEPTVLTGVTPAMKVAKEETFGPLAPLFKFGSDDEVIRLANDTEFGLAAYFYSRDIGRVWKVAEALEYGMVGVNTGLISNEVAPFGGVKQSGLGREGSHYGIDDYVVIKYLCLAV encoded by the coding sequence ATGAGCACTGTTCAGGAAACCCTGGCACTGAAAGACCCGTCGCTGTTCCGCCAGCAGGCGTACGTCAACGGCGAATGGCAAGGCGCGACGAACGGCGAGACGTTCGAAGTCCGCAACCCGGCGACGGGCGGCCTCCTCGGCACCGTGCCGGCGATGGGCACGGCCGAGACGCGTCACGCGATCGAAGCCGCGAACGCCGCATGGCCGGCATGGCGCAAGAAGACCGCGAAGGAACGCGCGGTCGTCCTGCGCAAGTGGCACGACCTGATGATGGAACACGCCGACGACCTCGCGCTGATCCTGACGACCGAGCAGGGCAAGTCGCTGGCCGAAGCGAAGGGCGAGATCGGCTATGCCGCATCGTTCCTCGAATGGTTCGCGGAAGAAGGCAAGCGCGTGTACGGCGACACGATCCCGACGCCGGCGAGCGACAAGCGCATCGTCGTGACGAAGGAAGCGATCGGCGTGTGCGCGGCGATCACGCCGTGGAACTTCCCGGCGGCGATGATCACGCGCAAGGTCGGCCCGGCACTCGCCGCAGGCTGCCCGATCGTCGTGAAGCCGGCCGAGGCGACGCCGTTCTCCGCACTCGCGATGGCCGTGCTGGCCGAGCGCGCGGGCGTGCCGGCGGGCGTGTTCAGCGTCGTCACGGGCGACCCGAAGGCGATCGGCGGCGAGATGACGTCGAACCCGATCGTGCGCAAGCTGTCGTTCACCGGCTCGACGCCGGTCGGCCGCCTGCTGATGTCGCAATGCGCGGCGACGGTCAAGAAGGTGTCGCTGGAGCTTGGCGGCAATGCACCGTTCATCGTGTTCGACGACGCGGATCTCGACGCGGCCGTGCAAGGCGCGATCGCGTCGAAATACCGCAACAGCGGCCAGACCTGCGTGTGCACGAACCGCTTCTACGTGCATGAAGCCGTGTACGACCAGTTCGCGCAGAAGCTCGCGGCAGCCGTCGGCCAGCTGAAGGTGGGCCGCGGTACGGAGCCGGGCGTCACGCAAGGTCCGCTGATCAACGAAGCCGCCGTGCTGAAGGTCGAGGCACACATCGAGGACGCGCTCGCGAAGGGTGCGACCGTCGTGACGGGCGGCAAGCGTCACGCACTCGGCCACGGCTTCTTCGAGCCGACCGTGCTGACGGGTGTCACGCCGGCGATGAAGGTCGCGAAGGAAGAGACGTTCGGGCCGCTCGCGCCGCTGTTCAAGTTCGGCAGCGACGACGAAGTGATCCGCCTCGCGAACGACACCGAGTTCGGCCTCGCCGCGTACTTCTACAGCCGCGACATCGGCCGCGTGTGGAAGGTGGCGGAAGCGCTCGAATACGGGATGGTCGGCGTGAACACGGGCCTGATCTCGAACGAAGTCGCACCGTTCGGTGGCGTGAAGCAATCGGGCCTCGGCCGCGAAGGCTCGCACTACGGTATCGACGACTACGTCGTGATCAAGTACCTCTGCCTCGCCGTCTGA
- a CDS encoding TerD family protein: protein MTTLVPGGNAPVATGQLRVDINYAPIPGAEIDISAFALTSVAKVRGDGDMCFYGQTSVLGGAVQLTTTTAGRATFTVDLARIDPAVEKVALTATIHENKATFDRVSMLALAVTGGIEARIPTAGMNETALILGEFYRRQDAWKFRCVAQGFAGGLEPLAKHFGVDIAAPSASPTQTPPAPAPAPVPAPAPAPVPSGAPTSTIRLSKITLDKSRPSISLEKTAAGFGEIKVNLNWNQGTSGLLGGFLGKRNAIDLDLGCLFEMQDGLKGAVQALGKRFGDLREEPYIQLMGDDRTGSVADGEWLRINGQQWNKIERILIFAFIYDGAPNWKATDGVVTIFVPGQSEIEVRMNEEGGRHGMCAIALLENVNGAVKVSRRVDFHPGHEEMDRAYGWGMRWKAGSK from the coding sequence ATGACGACGCTGGTACCTGGCGGCAATGCGCCGGTTGCCACCGGCCAATTGCGTGTGGACATCAACTACGCGCCGATTCCAGGCGCGGAGATCGATATCTCTGCATTCGCGCTCACCTCTGTCGCGAAAGTCCGAGGCGATGGCGACATGTGCTTCTACGGCCAAACCAGTGTCCTGGGTGGCGCGGTTCAGTTGACCACCACGACGGCCGGCCGGGCAACGTTCACCGTGGATCTCGCCCGGATCGACCCTGCCGTCGAGAAAGTCGCGCTCACCGCGACCATCCATGAGAACAAGGCGACCTTCGACCGCGTTTCGATGCTGGCACTGGCCGTTACGGGCGGGATCGAGGCGCGGATCCCGACGGCCGGGATGAATGAGACCGCGCTGATCCTCGGGGAGTTTTACCGCCGTCAGGACGCGTGGAAGTTCCGCTGTGTCGCACAAGGATTTGCCGGCGGCCTGGAGCCGCTGGCAAAGCACTTCGGAGTCGACATTGCTGCGCCTTCCGCTAGCCCGACGCAGACTCCTCCCGCGCCGGCCCCGGCGCCCGTACCGGCGCCAGCGCCCGCACCGGTACCGTCTGGCGCGCCGACGTCCACGATCCGGCTCAGCAAAATCACGCTCGACAAATCACGCCCCAGCATCAGTCTGGAGAAGACCGCTGCCGGCTTCGGTGAAATCAAGGTGAACCTGAACTGGAACCAGGGCACGAGTGGCCTGCTCGGCGGCTTCCTCGGAAAACGCAATGCCATCGACCTGGACCTGGGTTGCCTGTTTGAAATGCAGGACGGACTCAAAGGGGCCGTGCAGGCGCTCGGCAAGCGTTTCGGCGATCTGCGGGAGGAACCCTACATCCAGCTGATGGGAGATGACCGTACCGGCTCGGTTGCCGATGGCGAGTGGCTTCGCATCAACGGGCAACAGTGGAACAAGATCGAACGCATCCTGATTTTCGCGTTCATCTACGACGGCGCTCCGAACTGGAAGGCAACTGATGGTGTTGTAACCATTTTCGTGCCTGGCCAGTCCGAAATCGAAGTTCGCATGAACGAGGAGGGAGGCCGCCACGGCATGTGCGCGATTGCCCTGCTTGAAAACGTGAACGGGGCCGTCAAGGTCTCGCGTCGCGTCGACTTCCATCCCGGACACGAGGAAATGGATCGTGCCTACGGCTGGGGTATGCGCTGGAAAGCAGGCTCCAAGTAA
- a CDS encoding phosphoribosyltransferase domain-containing protein: MESHVGPTCLRAQLKRGLLEIRVDAAALPPANLFGFAERRNPKRAFLFVSKVLGRHIPARPSIMAASFERLAAGIPADLPGPVLVIGMAETAVGLGAGVHRAYRADRPDSVYLTSTRHPLGTEVFARFDEEHSHASAHLIHVPVDPEIRDLMLKARSLVLVDDEASTGKTFLNLHRALVEAGLSNVERVVTCVLTDWTAGTVRQSIGEPVTAVSLLTGSYRFHEDQSAPLPDMPNVGAVSMSAWPLSPRHDWGRLGVRDVDDTLAPDVQVQPGEKVIVVGTGEFVWRPFLLAERLERSGADVHFSSTTRSPIALGHAIEHALSFPDNYGLCIPNFLYNVKPGQFDRVLICTETPAQALPAALVEALKAEVIVDER; this comes from the coding sequence ATGGAAAGCCACGTAGGACCAACGTGCCTGCGCGCCCAACTCAAGCGGGGGTTGCTCGAGATCAGAGTCGACGCCGCCGCCCTGCCTCCTGCGAACCTGTTCGGTTTCGCAGAGCGCCGGAATCCCAAGCGAGCCTTCCTCTTCGTATCCAAGGTCCTGGGCCGTCACATCCCGGCGCGCCCGTCGATCATGGCCGCCAGCTTCGAGCGCCTGGCTGCCGGAATTCCGGCGGACCTGCCCGGACCAGTACTGGTGATCGGCATGGCCGAAACCGCCGTGGGTCTCGGTGCCGGCGTGCACCGCGCCTATCGTGCGGACCGCCCCGACAGCGTGTACCTCACCAGTACCCGTCATCCGCTCGGTACCGAAGTCTTCGCTCGATTCGACGAAGAACACAGCCATGCGAGCGCTCATCTGATCCACGTGCCGGTCGATCCCGAGATTCGTGACCTGATGCTGAAGGCGCGATCGCTGGTCCTGGTGGATGACGAAGCCTCCACCGGCAAGACCTTCCTGAACCTGCACCGCGCACTGGTCGAAGCAGGTCTGAGCAACGTCGAGCGAGTGGTCACCTGCGTCCTGACGGACTGGACTGCCGGTACTGTTCGTCAATCCATCGGGGAACCGGTCACCGCGGTATCGCTGCTGACCGGCTCCTACCGGTTCCACGAGGATCAGTCCGCGCCCCTCCCGGATATGCCGAACGTCGGCGCCGTTTCCATGAGCGCATGGCCTCTCTCGCCCCGCCATGACTGGGGGCGCCTGGGCGTTCGGGATGTGGACGACACGCTCGCGCCGGACGTTCAGGTCCAGCCCGGCGAGAAAGTCATTGTCGTCGGTACCGGCGAGTTCGTCTGGCGGCCCTTTCTGCTGGCGGAGCGCCTGGAGCGATCCGGCGCGGATGTCCATTTCAGCTCGACCACCCGGTCCCCCATCGCCCTGGGCCACGCGATCGAGCACGCGCTGTCGTTCCCCGACAACTACGGCCTCTGTATTCCGAACTTCCTCTACAACGTGAAGCCCGGCCAGTTCGACCGGGTCCTGATCTGCACGGAAACGCCCGCTCAGGCACTACCTGCAGCGCTCGTCGAGGCACTGAAAGCCGAGGTGATCGTCGATGAGCGGTAA
- a CDS encoding 4-aminobutyrate--2-oxoglutarate transaminase, whose amino-acid sequence MKNADLQARKNAATPRGVGVMCDFYAARAENAELWDVEGRRFIDFAAGIAVLNTGHRHPKIVKAISDQLNNFTHTAYQIVPYASYVELAEKINARAPGDFPKKTAFFTTGAEAVENAIKIARAATGRPGVIAFSGGFHGRTMMGMALTGKVAPYKLNFGPFPGDVFHAPYPNAVHGVTTADSIKAIEMLFKADIDPKRVAAIIFEPVQGEGGFYAAPAEFVRALRKICNEHGILLIADEVQTGFARTGKLFAMQHYDVLADLITMAKSLAGGMPLSGVVGRADVMDAAAPGGLGGTYAGNPLAVASAHAVLEIIDEEKLCERATQFGDVLKAKLNALQADVPQIADVRGPGAMIAVEFLKPGSGEPDAEFTKRVQTRALERGLLLLVCGVYSNVVRFLFPLTIPQAVFDEALVILEEVLKETVGVPA is encoded by the coding sequence GTGAAGAATGCCGACCTGCAGGCCCGCAAGAACGCCGCCACCCCGCGCGGCGTTGGCGTGATGTGCGATTTCTACGCAGCCCGCGCCGAGAACGCGGAACTGTGGGATGTCGAAGGCCGCCGCTTCATCGATTTCGCCGCCGGCATCGCGGTGCTGAATACCGGCCACCGCCACCCGAAGATCGTCAAGGCGATCTCGGATCAACTGAACAACTTCACGCACACCGCTTACCAGATCGTCCCGTACGCGTCGTACGTCGAGCTGGCTGAAAAGATCAACGCACGCGCACCGGGCGATTTCCCGAAGAAGACCGCGTTCTTCACGACCGGCGCAGAAGCCGTCGAGAACGCGATCAAGATCGCGCGTGCGGCGACCGGCCGTCCGGGCGTCATCGCCTTCTCGGGCGGCTTCCACGGCCGCACGATGATGGGCATGGCGCTGACCGGCAAGGTCGCGCCGTACAAGCTGAACTTCGGCCCGTTCCCGGGCGACGTGTTCCACGCCCCGTACCCGAACGCCGTGCACGGCGTGACGACCGCCGACTCGATCAAGGCGATCGAGATGCTGTTCAAGGCCGACATCGATCCGAAGCGCGTTGCCGCGATCATCTTCGAACCGGTCCAGGGCGAAGGCGGCTTCTACGCGGCGCCGGCCGAATTCGTGCGCGCGCTGCGCAAGATCTGTAACGAACACGGCATCCTGCTGATCGCCGACGAAGTCCAGACGGGCTTCGCGCGTACCGGCAAGCTGTTCGCGATGCAGCACTACGACGTGCTGGCCGACCTGATCACGATGGCGAAGAGCCTCGCGGGCGGCATGCCGCTGTCGGGCGTCGTCGGCCGTGCGGACGTGATGGACGCGGCAGCGCCCGGCGGCCTCGGCGGCACGTACGCGGGCAACCCGCTGGCCGTCGCATCGGCCCACGCGGTGCTCGAGATCATCGACGAAGAGAAGCTGTGCGAGCGCGCGACGCAATTCGGCGACGTGCTGAAGGCGAAGCTGAACGCGCTGCAGGCCGACGTGCCGCAGATCGCCGACGTGCGCGGCCCGGGCGCGATGATCGCGGTCGAGTTCCTGAAGCCGGGCTCGGGCGAGCCGGATGCGGAATTCACGAAGCGCGTGCAGACGCGTGCGCTCGAGCGCGGCCTGCTGCTGCTCGTGTGCGGCGTGTACTCGAACGTCGTGCGCTTCCTGTTCCCGCTGACGATCCCGCAAGCCGTGTTCGACGAAGCGCTCGTGATCCTCGAGGAAGTGCTGAAGGAAACGGTCGGCGTGCCGGCCTGA
- a CDS encoding tellurite resistance TerB family protein — MLDWLKTNAAKARETLTIEVAKFKNRTFMEATANACALISAADGEIKSEEKLKMVGFINNSPELKVFNLNDVIKVFSDACGKFEFDFQIGQAEALKAIGKIKGKDGEARLLVRVACAIGASDGHFDDKEKAACRLICLELGLNPVDFEL, encoded by the coding sequence ATGCTCGATTGGCTGAAAACCAACGCGGCCAAAGCCCGCGAAACCTTGACCATCGAAGTCGCCAAATTCAAGAACCGGACGTTCATGGAGGCAACCGCCAATGCGTGCGCGCTGATCTCCGCCGCGGATGGCGAGATCAAATCCGAAGAGAAGCTGAAGATGGTCGGCTTCATCAACAACTCCCCGGAATTGAAGGTCTTCAACCTGAACGACGTGATCAAGGTGTTCAGCGACGCCTGCGGCAAGTTCGAATTCGATTTCCAGATCGGCCAGGCCGAGGCGCTGAAGGCCATCGGCAAGATCAAGGGCAAGGACGGAGAAGCACGCTTGCTGGTGCGCGTGGCCTGTGCCATTGGCGCATCCGACGGCCATTTCGACGACAAGGAAAAAGCGGCTTGCCGCCTGATCTGCCTGGAACTCGGCTTGAACCCGGTCGACTTCGAACTGTAG
- a CDS encoding TerD family protein, translating to MALTLQKGGNLSLSKTDPSLTRILVGLGWDPRATDGTEFDLDASAFLLGANGKVRGEADFIFYNQLRSQDGSVEHTGDNRTGAGDGDDEVLKVDLSRVPADIDKIAFTVTIHDAEARKQNFGQVSNSFIRVVNETSGAEVVRYDLAEDASTETAMIFAELYRSSGEWKFRAVGQGYAGGLRALANSYGMNF from the coding sequence ATGGCACTGACTCTTCAAAAAGGCGGCAACCTCTCGCTCTCCAAAACCGACCCGAGCCTGACCAGGATCCTGGTTGGCCTGGGCTGGGACCCGCGCGCGACCGACGGCACCGAGTTCGATCTCGACGCCAGCGCGTTCCTGCTGGGGGCCAACGGCAAAGTCCGCGGTGAAGCCGACTTCATCTTCTACAACCAATTGCGCAGCCAGGACGGTTCTGTCGAACATACCGGCGACAACCGTACCGGCGCTGGCGACGGCGACGACGAAGTCCTCAAGGTCGACCTGAGCCGCGTTCCGGCCGACATCGACAAGATCGCCTTCACCGTCACCATCCACGACGCCGAAGCGCGCAAGCAGAACTTCGGCCAGGTCAGCAATTCGTTCATCCGCGTCGTGAACGAGACCTCCGGTGCAGAGGTGGTCCGCTACGACCTGGCGGAGGACGCCTCCACCGAAACCGCGATGATCTTCGCGGAGTTGTACCGCAGCAGCGGCGAGTGGAAATTCCGCGCCGTGGGCCAAGGCTACGCCGGCGGCCTGCGTGCCCTGGCCAACAGCTACGGCATGAACTTCTGA
- a CDS encoding TerC/Alx family metal homeostasis membrane protein, which yields METTHIGFPPLTMAVFVGLALAALLLDMVTHRDDKPITLARASIWSIFWVAISLAFAGFLYVQHGAEVASLFLTGYALEKVLSVDNLFVFMAIFAWFKVPDGLRHRILYWGIIGAIVFRGVFVVIGTGLLAFGPWVEIAFALIVAWTAVMMLKGGDDDDEEKDYSQHLACRLAKKLFPVWPRLHGHNFFVSRKTLEAEGRTAGNDKSLTAKGNLFATPLFLCLVVIEVSDVLFAFDSVPAVIAVSREPLIVYSAMLFAILGLRTLYFVLEALKRYVVHLEKAVVVLLFFIAAKLGLNATDHLFHHGISISPNTSLLIVLIVLAIGILASVIFPKKEDAQAEHQ from the coding sequence GTGGAAACGACACACATTGGCTTTCCGCCGTTGACCATGGCCGTATTCGTCGGGCTGGCGCTGGCCGCCCTGCTGCTGGACATGGTTACCCACCGCGACGACAAACCGATCACCCTCGCCCGGGCGTCCATCTGGTCGATATTCTGGGTGGCCATCTCCCTTGCATTCGCCGGCTTCCTGTACGTGCAGCATGGCGCGGAAGTAGCCAGCCTGTTCCTTACCGGTTATGCACTGGAGAAGGTCCTCTCCGTCGACAACCTGTTCGTCTTCATGGCGATCTTCGCCTGGTTCAAGGTCCCGGACGGCCTGCGTCACCGCATCCTGTACTGGGGCATCATCGGGGCCATCGTATTCCGCGGTGTCTTTGTCGTCATCGGTACCGGCCTGCTTGCATTCGGCCCGTGGGTCGAGATCGCCTTCGCGCTGATCGTCGCGTGGACCGCCGTCATGATGCTCAAGGGCGGTGACGACGATGACGAGGAGAAGGATTACTCCCAGCATCTTGCTTGCCGCTTAGCGAAAAAGCTCTTCCCCGTATGGCCCAGGCTGCACGGCCACAACTTCTTCGTGAGCCGCAAGACGCTCGAGGCGGAAGGACGGACGGCCGGGAACGACAAGAGCCTGACGGCGAAAGGCAACCTCTTCGCCACCCCGCTGTTCCTCTGCCTGGTGGTGATCGAAGTGTCCGACGTCCTGTTTGCATTCGACTCGGTCCCGGCAGTCATTGCGGTCAGCCGTGAACCTCTGATCGTCTACTCGGCGATGTTGTTCGCAATCCTTGGCCTTCGCACCCTGTATTTCGTCCTGGAAGCGCTGAAGCGCTACGTGGTGCATCTGGAAAAGGCCGTGGTCGTCTTGCTGTTCTTCATCGCAGCGAAGCTGGGCTTGAACGCGACCGACCATCTGTTCCACCACGGCATCAGCATCTCCCCGAACACCAGCCTGCTCATCGTGCTGATAGTCCTGGCTATCGGAATCCTGGCCAGCGTGATCTTCCCGAAAAAGGAAGACGCGCAAGCCGAACATCAGTAA
- a CDS encoding TerD family protein — protein MALTLSKNQSISLEKTAGRGLTSISLGLGWDPVKSGGFFSKMLGGGSNDIDLDASCILLDGDMKSVDLVWFRQLESKDGAIEHSGDNLTGEGDGDDETIHVDLQRLPGTIQHLVFTVNSFRGQTFDQVENAYCRILDDSQNQELARFNLAEKGRHTGVVMASLSRGGGGWEFKAIGQSTHGRTADDLVNLAIQAVRA, from the coding sequence ATGGCACTCACCCTGAGCAAGAATCAGAGCATCTCGTTGGAAAAAACCGCGGGCCGTGGCTTGACCTCGATCAGTCTCGGCCTGGGTTGGGACCCGGTGAAGTCCGGTGGCTTCTTCTCGAAGATGCTGGGTGGCGGCAGCAACGACATCGACCTCGATGCATCCTGCATCCTGCTGGACGGCGACATGAAATCCGTCGATCTGGTCTGGTTCCGGCAACTGGAATCCAAAGACGGCGCCATCGAGCACTCCGGCGATAACCTGACGGGTGAAGGGGATGGCGACGACGAAACCATCCACGTCGACCTGCAGCGCCTGCCGGGCACCATCCAGCACCTGGTGTTCACCGTGAACAGCTTCCGCGGCCAGACGTTCGACCAGGTCGAAAACGCCTACTGCCGCATCCTCGACGACTCCCAAAACCAGGAGCTGGCGCGCTTCAACCTGGCGGAGAAAGGTCGCCACACCGGTGTCGTCATGGCTAGCCTCAGCCGTGGCGGCGGCGGCTGGGAATTCAAGGCGATCGGCCAGTCCACCCACGGCCGCACCGCGGACGATCTCGTCAATCTGGCGATTCAGGCGGTGCGAGCATGA